The Pseudofrankia sp. DC12 region CGCAGGTCCTGGCCGTCGACCCGGACCGATCCGGCGTCGGGGTCGTAGAACCGGGCGAGCAATTTCATGACCGTCGACTTGCCCGCGCCTGTCTCGCCGACCAGCGCGACCGTCTCACCGGCGCGGACCCGCAGGTCGACGCCGCGCAGCGCCTCCGGTGGCCGGGCCGCCCGGGCCGCCGCGGCGGCGGCCATCGTCCTCGCGTCCTTGCCGGCGGCCAGTGCCTCGGTCCAGCCACGCTGGCCGAGCCCGGCGGACACGGCGGCCGACGCGGTCGAGACCGCGCCGGTCGGGTAGGCGAACCGGACGTCGTCGAGCGTCAGCTCGCCGCGCAGCCGGGCCGGGACGACCGGGTCGGGGGCCGGCGGGGTGAGCGTGCGCAGCCGCATCAGCTCGGCGATCCGGCTGACCGACACCCGCGTCTGCTGCCAGGCGTCGAACACCTGGGACAGCTGCTGGATCGGGGAGAAGAACATGTTGATGTAGAGCAGGAACGCGATGAGGCCGCCGGCGGTGAGGTTCCCGTGCGCGATCAGGGCCGAGCCGACGCCGAGCACGATCGCGTCGGCGACCGCCGACAGGAACTGCACGAACGGGAAGTAGGTCGCGACGATGCGCTGCGCGGCGACCCGGGAATCCAGGTACGCCCGGCCGAGGCCGTGGAAGTGCGCGGTGGTGCGGGCCTCGTGCACGAACGCCTGCGCCTCGCGGACCCCGGAGACGGACTCCTGGAAGTCGGCGTTGACGATCGCGATCCGTTCCCGGGACAGGTCGTACAGCTTCGCCGCCCGGCTGCGGAACGGGATCGTCGCGACGACGAGCGGGATCACCACCGTCAGCGTGAGCAGGCCCAGCTCCAGGTTCATCACCACCAGCGCGACCCCGACGCCGACGAAGGTCACGAGCGCGACCAGCGCGGCCAGCAGGCCGGTCTCGATGAGCGCCTCGAACTGGTCGACGTCGGTCGTCATCCGGGTCATGATCCGGCCGGACATCTCGCGCTCGTAATAGTCCAGCGAAAGCCGTTGCAGCTGGGCGAAGATACGGATGCGCAGCGAGAGCATGATGCGCTCCGCGGCCCGGCCGGTCACGAACGTCTCGCCGATCTGGTTCGCCCAGTCAAAGACCGTCAGGGCCAGGAAGAGTGCCGAGACGACCCACACCGCGGCCATCGAGCCTTCGGTGACGCCCCGGTCGACGCCGATCTTCACCAGCGTGGGCCCGGCGAGGCCCGCGACCGCGTCGAGGACGACGAAGAGCAGGCCGAGCAGCATCGGCCGGCGGAACCGGATCAGCAGCCGGCGCAGGCTGAAGTCCGGCTCGGGGCCGCCCTCGGCGGCGAGGTCGACGGCCGCGACGTCACCGATCGGCGGCAGCGCGTCGACCCGGGCGAGCAGCTCCGGGGTGGGCGCGAGGTTCAGCCGCCAGGCACCCCCGGCCGAGCCGCGGGCGGCACCGCCGCCGAGGCCCGCGCCGAGCCCGCCGCCGGCGAGCAGCTGGGCCCGTCTGCCGGATGGAGTCGTCGCGGCGGCCCGGCCGGCGGACTGCTGGGCCTTTGCCGCGTCCCAGGCGTCGGCCGTCGTCGTGATCGCGGCAGTTCCGGAGATCGCCGCGAAGGCCTCGACGCTGTCGCCGAGCTGGGCGGCCAGCGCCGGGTCGAGGCCGGAGAGCAGCTCCCGGTAGAGGGAGCTGCGCTCGGACAGCTCGTCGTGGGTGCCCTGGTCGACGACCCGGCCCTGGTCGAGGACGACGACCCGGTCGGCCAGGTGCAGCGTGGAGACCCGGTGCGCGACCAGCAGCGTGGTGCGGCCGGGCAGCAGGTCACGCAGGGCGTCGTGGATGACCGCCTCGGTCCGGGCGTCGACGGCGCTGGTCGCGTCGTCGAGCACGAGGATCCGCGGGTCGGCGAGGATCGCCCTGGCGAGCGCGACCCGCTGGCGCTGCCCGCCGGACAGCGACAGGCCGCGTTCCCCGACGACGGTGTCGTAGCCGAGTGGAAGGCCGACGATGAAGTCGTGCGCGCCGGCGGCGCGGGCCGCCGCCTCGACCTGCTCCTGGGTTACACCCTGATCCTGCGTGACGCCGTCGCCGGCCCGGCCGTAAGCGATGTTGGCGCGGACCGTGTCGGAGAACAGGAAGCTCTCCTCGAACGCGAACCCGACCTGGCGGCGCAGCGACGCGAGCCGCACGTCACGCAGGTCGTGGCCGTCGACGGTCACCCGGCCCGCGTCCGGGTCGTGGAACCGGCCGAGGAACGCGGCCACCGTCGACTTGCCGCTGCCGCTCGGACCGATGATCGCGACCCGCTCACCGGCGCCGATCCGCAGGTCGAGGCCGCGCAGCACCGGCGGGCCATCCGGGTAGGCGTACTCGACGTTCTCGAAGACGATCTCGCCGCGGATCTCGCCGAGCTCCACCGCATCCGGCCGGTCGGCGATCGAGGGCGGCAGCTCGAGCAGCTGGAAGATCCGCTCGACGCTGGCGCGGGCCTGCTGGCCCATCGTCAGCACGCCGGCGAGCTGCCGGGCCGGCGAGGTGAACTGGGCTACGTAGGTGGAGAACGCAAGGAACGTGCCGATCGTGATCGACCCGCGGACCGCCATCCACCCGCCGAGAGCGAGGATCGCGACCTGGGCGAGCGCCGGGACCGCCTCCAGCAGGGGCCCGTACCGGGACTTCATCCGGACCGCGCGCATCCGCGAGCCGTAGAGCGTCCCGGTCGCGGCGGCGAGCCGGCGCAGCTCCCGGTCCTCCTGGCCGAAGGCCTTCACCACCCGGACGCCGTTGACGTCCTCGTCGACGATCTGCGCGACGTCGCCCTCGCGCTGCTGGGCGTCCCAGCTCGCGGGGAACACCCGGGTCCGCAGCCGGTAGGAGACGGCGACCAGCGCCGGCGCGACGACCAGGCCGACGACGGCGAGGCCGGGGGCCAGGATGAACATGACGACCAGCGAGCCGAGCATCATCAGCAGGTTGCCGGACAGCAGCGGCAGGAACATCAGCAGGCCCTGGACCAGCGCCGAGTCCGAGTTCGCGCGGGCGACCAGCTGGCCGGTGGGCATCCGGCTCAGGTTGTCCTGGTCCATCGTCAGCAGATGGTCATGCATGGCGTTGCGCAGGTCGTACTGGACGGCGAGGGCCGCCTTGCCGCCGTAGTAGCGCCGCAGGTGCGCGAAGCCGAAGCTCGCGAGCGCGATGCCGAGCAGGAGCAGCAGCCAGGGCCACAGCGGCGCGCTCCGCGCGACGACCACCTTGTCGACGATCTGCCGCGCCACCAGCGGGACGAAGGCCTGCGACCCGCTGCCGAACACCGACCCGACCAGGGCCAGCACGACGGCGCCCTTGTGCCGCAGCAGACAGCCCCACAGCCGCCGGATCCACCCCGGCCCGCTCGGCGGCTCCGCCTGCGCCGCGGGAGCCGTGGCCTGCGGCCGGGCCGCCGCGCCGGTGTTCGGGGCGTCCCCAGGGTTCGTGGTCATCGGCACTCCGTAGTCCAGGCTCGCTGTCTTTCAGTCCCGCTGCGGTCCAAGCTTGCTGTGGCTCAGGCGCGCCGCCCGAGTCCCCTGGCGGCGGCGCGGTCGGCGAGATAGCCGTCGACGGCACCGTCGAGCGCCCGCAGGGCGGCGAGGACGGCGGCTGGTTCGGCGGTCCGGGCGGCAAGCTCGCCGAGGCGGTCGAGCATCGCCCGTTCCGCCGCGTCGAGGACGGCCCGGCCGTCGTCGGTGAGCCGCAGGGTGGCGGCTCGCTGGTCGTCGTCGACGGCGGCGCGGGTCAGCAGGCCGCGCCGGCGCAGCGACTCGACGGTCGCGCTGATGGTCGGCTTGCCGAGCGCGAGCCGGGCCGCGATCCGCGACGCCCGCTCGTCGCCGGCCGCGACGGAGGCCAGCACCCGGTATTGCGCCAGGCTCAGCTCCCCCGACGCCCGCTCCAGGACCCGCGCCGCGCCCACCAGCGCGCGCACGGCCCCCACCGACACGGCCCCGGCACGCACGGCCCCCACGGCCCCCACAGGCGGCTCGACCGGGACAGACCTCTCCATGCCCCGACGGTACCAAATTAGTTCGGGTAACGAACCATATTGACCCGACGCGGACCGGTCAGCGGATGCCTGCCAGGACCGGGCCCGCGCTGGCGCGGGAACCCCGCGCCAGCGGCTGGGGACGGCCGGTCAGTCGTTCTGGTCGCCGAGCTTCTCGACGAAGTCCTGGGCCTTGTCGACGCCGGTGTCGATGTGGTCGCTGTATTTGCCGCCGGTCCGGTCGTCGACGAGGTCACCGGCCTTCTCCAGCCCGCCCTTGATCGCGTCAGCGTGGTCGCCGGCCAGGTCCTCGGCCTTGTCCTTGAGATCGCCAAGATTCTTCAGGTTGTCGAACATGCGTAAGCCTCTCTCCGTGCGGCTCCGAACGCGGCAAAAGTGAGCCTATGGAAGCGGGGCGGGTCTGCTGGCCGATCCAGCGTCTGATCAGCTGGTTCCCGGCGTCCCCGCCGGCACGAAAGGGCGTACGCACACCGGCTGGCCGTCGTCAGGCGCCGAGGAGGACGGCGAGGGCCCGGCCGGCGGCGCCGGTATCGGCGGTGACCCCGGCGAGCACCTCGACGCGGTACTCCAGGCGCGGCTCGGCCACCGGGACGGCGGCCAGGTCGGCGCGCCCCGCGACCGTCCAGGCCGGCAGCAGGACGAGGCCGGCGCCGGCGGCGACGAGCGCCGCGAGGCCGGCGAGGTCCGTGCCCGCGTAGACGGCGCAGTGCGGCAGCCGTTCGGTGCCAACAGCACGACGGACGTCCACCGCCGGCGCCGCCGCCGCGGGCGCGTCCAGCCAACGGGCGTCTGCGAGGTCGGCGAGCCGCAGTCCAGGGCGGCGGGCGAGCGGATGGTCGGCCGGCAGGATGACGCTGACCGGGTCGGTGACGATCTCCACCGCCCGCAGCGGGCCGACGTCCGGCAGCCGCAGCGGGTCGCCCGGCGTGGCGAGCCCGACGGCCAGGCCCAGCTCGCAGGCGCCGCGCGCCACGTCGATCGCGACCGTCTCCAGGCCGGCCACCGTGATCGTGACGTCCAGCCGCGGCAGCGCGCCCATCGCCGCGCCGAACGCGGCCGCGAGCCGGGGCAGCGCCAGCGGGCAGGCGGCGACCCGCAGCTGGTCGGGCGGCCCGCCGGCCGCGCGCAGCACGTCGGCGCGGGCGGCGGACGCCCGCAGCAGCAGCGGCTCGGCGTGTTCGAGCAGCCGCGCACCAGCGGCGGTCGTCGCGACCGGACGCCGAGTCAGCACCGCCACCCCGCCCAGCGACGCCTCCAGCGCGGCGATCTGCTGGGACACCGCGCTCTGGGTGTAGCCGAGCTCCCGGGCCGCCGCCGAGAACGAGCCGGAGCGGGCGACCGCGGTGAAGGTCCGAAGCAGCACCAGGTCCACCGGGCCAGTGTCACCGACATCAGGACCGCTTATCGAGGGACCAGTGATAATCGTTGGACCTGAACCAGCCGGCTGCCCAGCATCAAGGCATGGCCTCCTCGACCACCAGCCCTTCCGCCGCCGCCACTCCCGTCTCCGCCACCGCCCGGGTCGCGCTCGTCGGCGACCGGTCCGCCGACATTGCCGCCCACGGGCGGGTCCCGGCGATCCTGCGCCAGCTGCGCGACCGCGACGGCCTCGTCCTCGACGCCTACTGGGTGCCCACCCCGGACGCCGCGCAGCCGGGCATGCTCGACGGCTTCGACGCGGTCTGGCTGCTGCCCGGCAGCCCCTACGTCGAGCAGGCCGGAGCCGTCGAGGCGGCCCGGCACGCGCGCACCGGGCGGGTGCCGTTCCTCGGCACCTGCGGCGGCTTCCAGCACGCGGTCGTCGAGTACGCCCGCAACGTCTGCGGCCTCACGGACGCCGGGCACGCCGAGGTCGAGCCGGAGGCCGCGGACCACGTCGTCGTGCCGCTGGAGTGCTCGCTGAAGGGGCACGAGGCAGCGGTGCGGATCGAGCGCGGCTCGCTGGCCGAGTGGGTGTTCGGCGTCGAGCGGACCGTCGAGCGCTACCACTGCTCCTACGGCGTATCGGCCGGGCATCTGGACCGGCTGCGGGCGGCCGGGCTGCGGTTCAGCGGCGTGGACGAGGCGGGCGGCGCGCGAGTGCTGGAGCTCGCCGACCACCCCTTCTTCCTGGCCACGCTGTTCCAGCCCGAGCTGGCCTCGGACCGGCCGCGGGTCCACCCGGTGATCCGGGCCTTCGCGACGGCCGCGATCTCTCAGGCCGCCCGGCGGCGGACCGCGAAGCACGCCGCCCTGTCGGACCTGGTCGCCTGACCGGACCGGGCCAGGCCTGGCTCGCGGGCTCCGGCGCCCGCGCGGCGCACCGCGGCATGGCAGGCCCGGTATCCCCGGTAGGTGTCAACAAGCGACGGAACGAAACCGGATCGCCAAACTCCGCGCTTAGTGTCGCCGCACGGCAGGGTCGGCCACGACCGACCTCCGAGACGGCGGGAGGCCGGTGCACCGATGAGTGACCTGATGGACGCCGCTGGTCCGCCCGGTGAGTTCCTGGTCCGCGGCGCCTACGTGCTGACGATGGCCGGCCTACCGGACCCGGGTGTGCGTGACCGGACGCCGGGAGTCCGGCTCGACGGCGTGGTGGCGGACGGCGCGGTGCACGTCCACGACGGCGCGATCGTCTCGGTCGGGCCGTTCGCCGAGCTGGCCGCGGGCCTTCCCGGCGTCCCGGTGCACGGCGACGGGACGGGGATCGTGCTGCCCGGGCTGGTCAGTACGCACACCCACCTGTCCGAGGCGCTCGCCACCGGGATGGGCAGCGAGCTGTCCCTCTTCGAGTGGGGGGCGGAGATCGTCGGGCCGCTCGGCACCGTCCTCACCCGCGAGGACGCGGCCGAGGGCACGGCGCTGCGGGCCGTCGAGATGCTGCTGTCCGGGGTCACGACCGTCAACGACATGTTCTGCCACGCCAACATCGGCTCGCGGGCGAGCCTCGGCGTGGTCGACGGCATGGTGCGTGCCGGGATGCGTGGCGTCGTGTCGTACGGAGCCGAGGACGCGATGGCGCCCGGCATCGAGGACCCGGCGCGGGCCATCGAGATCATCGAGGACGTCGTCGCCGAGCAGCGGGCGCTCGCCGCGGCGGTGGACGACGCGCCGCTGCTGGGCTTCCGATACGGCATCGGCACGCTGCTCGGCCAGTCCGACCCGCTGCTGGAGCGGGGGGTGGCACTGTGCCGCGAGCACGGCTGGGCGGTGCACACCCATCTCGCCGAGGTGCGCGAGGAGGTGACGATGGCCCGACTGCGCTGGGGCCACCGCACCGTCGAGCACGCGCGCCGGCTCGGCTACCTGGAACGGCCGCTGATCGCCGGGCACTGCGTCTGGCTGACCGAGGCCGACGTCGCGCTGCTCGCCGCCCACGGGGTCGCCGTCGCGCACAACCCGGTGGCGAACATGATCCTCGGCTCCGGGGTCTGCCCGGTGCCGCGGCTGCGGTCCGCGGGCATCGCGGTCGGCATCGGGACCGACGGGGCCGCGTCGAACGACAGCCAGGACATGCTGCAGGCCGTCAAGGCCGCGGCGCTGCTGCAGAAGGTGCACCATCAGGACGCGCTGGTCATCGACGCCCTCGACGTGCTGGCGATGGCGACGATCGACGGCGCCCGCGCGCTCGGCCTCGACCAGCTGGTCGGCAGCCTGGCGCCGGGCAAGCGGGCCGATCTGGTGCTGCTCCAGGACACCGTCGACGTGGCCATGCTGCACGACCCGATCGGCCAGGTCGTCTACGGAGCGTCGCCGCGCTCCGTGCGGGACGTCTGGGTCGACGGGCGTCAGGTTGTCGTCGGCCACAGCTGCGTCACCGTCGACGAGCGGGCCCAGATCGCGCGGTGCCGCCCGCTCGCGGCCCGGCTCGCCGCCGCGGCCGGGCTCGTCGAGGCCGGGCACGCCGCCGCGAGTCCGGCCGTCGCCACGCTGGCCGGGGCGGGCCGGTAGGCAGTGGAGTGTTCCCGGGAATGCGGAACGCCCCCACACCGTCAGGTGTGGGGGCGTTCCGGAATGATTGTTCGGCGGTGTCCTACTCTCCCACCCGGTCTCCCGGGCAGTACCATCGGCGCTGGGGAACTTAGCTTCCGGGTTCGGAATGGGACCGGGCGTACCCTCCCCGCTGAAACCACCGAAACACTATCGAGATATCGGCACCTCACCCCAACCCACACCCCTAGCAGAGGGGGGTTGGGGTGGTCTGCCGTTCCTCGGGAACCGCACAGTGGACGCGTAGCATCTTTGTAGGACAAGCCCTCGGCCTATTAGTACCAGTCAGCTCCACACCTCGCAGTGCTTCCACTTCTGGCCTATCAACCCGATCATCTCTCGGGGGCCTTACCAGGTTGACCCTGTGGGAGACCTCATCTCGAAGCGAGCTTCCCGCTTAGATGCTTTCAGCGGTTATCCCTTCCGAACGTAGCCAACCAGCCATGCCCCTGGCGGGACAACTGGCACACCAGAGGTTCGTCCGTCCCGGTCCTCTCGTACTAGGGACAGCCCTTCTCAAGACTCCTACGCGCGCGGCGGATAGGGACCGAACTGTCTCACGACGTTCTAAACCCAGCTCGCGTACCGCTTTAATGGGCGAACAGCCCAACCCTTGGGACCTACTCCAGCCCCAGGATGCGACGAGCCGACATCGAGGTGCCAAACCTTGCCGTCGATATGGACTCTTGGGCAAGATCAGCCTGTTATCCCCGGGGTACCTTTTATCCGTTGAGCGACGGCGCTTCCACAAGCCACCGCCGGATCACTAGTCCCTGCTTTCGCACCTGCTCGACCCGTCGGTCTCACAGTCAAGCTCCCTTGTGCACTTGCACTCGACACCTGATTGCCAACCAGGCTGAGGGAACCTTTGGGCGCCTCCGTTACTCTTTAGGAGGCAACCGCCCCAGTTAAACTACCCACCTGACACTGTCCCTGACCCGGATCACGGGCCTAGGTTAGACATCCAGCACGACCAGAGTGGTATTTCAACAATGACTCCACAACCACTGGCGTGGCCGCTTCACAGTCTCCCACCTATCCTACACAAGCCGGACCGAACACCAATATCAAGCTGCAGTAAAGGTCCCGGGGTCTTTCCGTCCTGCCGCGCGTAACGAGCATCTTTACTCGTAGTGCAATTTCGCCGAGTCTGTGGTTGAGACAGCAGGAAAGTCGTTACGCCATTCGTGCAGGTCGGAACTTACCCGACAAGGAATTTCGCTACCTTAGGATGGTTATAGTTACCACCGCCGTTTACTGGCGCTTAAGTTCTGAGCTTCGCCCCGAAGAGCTAACCCGTCCCCTTAACGTTCCAGCACCGGGCAGGCGTCACTCCGTATACATCGCCTTACGGCTTCGCACGGAGCTGTGTTTTTAGTAAACAGTCGCTTTCCCCTGGTCTCTGCGGCCCCCACCAGCTCAGACAGCAAGTGCCGTCACCAGTGGTGGCCCCCCTTCTCCCGAAGTTACGGGGGCATTTTGCCGAGTTCCTTAACCACAGTTCACTCGATCGCCTCGGTATTCTCTACCTGACCACCTGTGTCGGTTTCGGGTACGGGCGGCCCTGGCACTCGCTAGAGGCTTTTCTCGACAGCATGGGATCATCCACTTCGCCACAATCGGCTCGGCATCACGTCTCAGACACATGACATGCGGATTTACCTACACATCGTCCTACACGCTTACCCCGGGACAACCACCGCCCGGGATGGACTACCCTCCTGCGTCACCCCATCGCTTACCTACTACCCCCCAAGATCCCAACCATCTCAGCCCCCGAAAGGACCTCGACAGGAGGTTAGTACAGGAAGATTCAGTATTGGCGCACCAGCGCCGGTACGGGAATATCAACCCGTTATCCATCGACTACGCCTGTCGGCCTCGCCTTAGGCCCCGACTCACCCTGGGCGGACGAACCTGCCCCAGGAACCCTTGGTCATCCGGCGGACGGGATTCTCACCCGTCATTCGCTACTCATGCCTGCATTCTCACTCGCATGGCATCCACGGCTCGATCACTCGGCCGCTTCACACGCCACACGACGCTCCCCTACCCATCCACACACCTGAACCACCCCACGCATGAGGCAGCTAGGCTACACGTGCGAATGCCGCAGCTTCGGCGGTACGCTTGAGCCCCGCTACATTATCGGCGCAGAACCACTTGACCAGTGAGCTATTACGCACTCTTTAAAGGGTGGCTGCTTCTAAGCCAACCTCCTGGTTGTCTGTGCGACTCCACATCCTTTTCCACTTAGCGTACGCTTAGGGGCCTTAGCTGGCGATCTGGGCTGTATCCCTCTCGACTACGAACCTTATCGCCCGCAGTCTCACTGCCGCGCTTCACGTACCGGCATTCGGAGTTTGGCTGAGTTCAGTAAGCTGGTAAGCCCCCTAGCCCATCCAGTGCTCTACCTCCGGCACGAAACACACGACGCTGCACCTAAATGCATTTCGGGGAGAACCAGCTATCACCGGGTTTGATTGGCCTTTCACCCCTACCCACAGCTCATCCCCCAGTTTTTCAACACTGGTGGGTTCGGTCCTCCACACGGTCTTACCCGCGCTTCAACCTGGCCATGGGTAGATCACCCGGCTTCGGGTCTTAGACATGCGACTCAAACGCCCTGTTCGGACTCGCTTTCGCTACGGCTACCCCACAACGGGTTAACCTCGCCACACACCGCAAACTCGCAGGCTCATTCTTCAAAAGGCACGCCGTCACCAGGCCGAAACCCAGCTCCGACGGATTGTAGGCACACGGTTTCAGGTACTATTTCACTCCCCTCCCGGGGTACTTTTCACCTTTCCCTCACGGTACTAGTCCGCTATCGGTCACCAGGGAGTATTCAGGCTTAGCGGGTGGTCCCGCCAGATTCACACCGAATTTCACGGGCTCGGTGCTACTTGGGAATATCTCCGAGAGACAGCATGTTTTCGCCTACGGGGCTGTTACCCACTATGGCCGGCCATTCGCAGACCGCTCGACTAACACACTGTTTTCTGACTCTCTGGAAGGGCGGCAGCCCAACCCGGAAAATCCCACGACCCCCATGCCGCAACGCCTGCCGGCTATCACACGACACAGGTTTAGCCTAGATCCGCTTTCGCTCACCACTACTCGCGGAATCACGGTTGTTTTCTCTTCCTGCGGGTAATGAGATGTTTCACTTCCCCGCGTTCCCTCCAGCCACCCTATGAGTTCAGATGGCGGTGACAGGACTTGGCATCCTGCCGGGTTTCCCCATTCGGAAATCCTCGGATCACAGCTCGGTTGACAGCTCCCCGAGGCATATCGCAGCCTCCCACGTCCTTCATCGGCTCCTGGTGCCAAGGCATCCACCGTGCGCCCTTACTAACTTGGCCACAAAGATGCTCGCGTCCACTGTGCAGTTCTCAAAGAACGGACGACCCCACACCCACACCCGGACACACCCACAAGGGCAGTTTCACGGAGGACATGGTCCGTACCGCAGCCAGCCCCCGAACCCTCAACCAACGAGGACCCGAGGGCTCCATGGCCACCGAAGAAGCTTCCGCTCCCTCAGGACCCAACAGCGCACCATACAAGAACCATCCACCAGCCCGGCCGCCCGTTCCACCCCCACCCCGCAAAAAGATAGGGAGTACTAGACACAAACCAGGCCGTCGACAGCCTCTGGAAGTCAGTGTTCCACGCCAGTGAGCAACCGTCCGGCATGAACATCCGGAAACGGCATGCGCTCCTTAGAAAGGAGGTGATCCAGCCGCACCTTCCGGTACGGCTACCTTGTTACGACTTCGTCCTAATCGCCGGTCCCACCTTCGACGGCTCCCTCCACAAGGGTTGGGCCACCGGCTTCGGGTGTTACCGACTTTCATGACGTGACGGGCGGTGTGTACAAGGCCCGGGAACGTATTCACCGCAGCAATGCTGATCTGCGATTACTAGCGACTCCGACTTCACGGGGTCGAGTTGCAGACCCCGATCCGAACTGAGACCGGCTTTTTGGGATTCGCTCCACCTCACGGCATCGCAGCCCATTGTACCGGCCATTGTAGCATGTGTGCAGCCCAGGACGTAAGGGGCATGATGACTTGACGTCATCCCCACCTTCCTCCGAGTTGACCCCGGCAGTCTCCTATGAGTCCCCGGCCGAACCGCTGGCAACATAGGACAAGGGTTGCGCTCGTTGCGGGACTTAACCCAACATCTCACGACACGAGCTGACGACAGCCATGCACCACCTGTGCGGGACCCCTAAGGACCCCCCATCTCTGGAGGATTTCCCCGCATGTCAAGCCCTGGTAAGGTTCTTCGCGTTGCATCGAATTAAGCCACATGCTCCGCCGCTTGTGCGGGCCCCCGTCAATTCCTTTGAGTTTTAGCCTTGCGGCCGTACTCCCCAGGCGGGGCGCTTAATGCGTTAGCTGCGGCACGGAGGCCGTGGAAGGTCCCCCACACCTAGCGCCCAACGTTTACGGCGTGGACTACCAGGGTATCTAATCCTGTTCGCTCCCCACGCTTTCGCTCCTTAGCGTCAGTTCCGGCCCAGAGACCCGCCTTCGCCACCGGTGTTCCTCCTGATATCTGCGCATTTCACCGCTACACCAGGAATTCCAGTCTCCCCTACCGGACTCTAGCCTGCCCGTATCGACTGCAGGCCCGGGGTTGAGCCCCGGGTTTTCACAGCCGACGCGACAAGCCGCCTACGAGCTCTTTACGCCCAATAATTCCGGACAACGCTTGCACCCTACGTATTACCGCGGCTGCTGGCACGTAGTTGGCCGGTGCTTCTTCTGCAGGTACCGTCACTCTCGCTTCGTCCCTGCTGAAAGAGGTTTACAACCCGAAGGCCGTCATCCCTCACGCGGCGTCGCTGCGTCAGGCTTTCGCCCATTGCGCAATATTCCCCACTGCTGCCTCCCGTAGGAGTCTGGGCCGTGTCTCAGTCCCAGTGTGGCCGGTCGCCCTCTCAGGCCGGCTACCCGTCGTCGCCTTGGTAGGCCGTCACCCCACCAACAAGCTGATAGGCCGCGGGCCCATCCCAGACCAATAAATCTTTCCACACACCCAGATGCCCGAGCATGTGAATATCCGGCATTAGCCCCGGTTTCCCGGAGTTATTCCAGAGCCTGGGGCAGGTTGCCCACGTGTTACTCACCCGTTCGCCGCTAACCCGAAGGTCCGCTCGACTTGCATGTGTTAAGCACGCCGCCAGCGTTCGTCCTGAGCCAGGATCAAACTCTCCATCGATGCTTTAAAACCCCTCGACGGGGAGATGCCCCGGCATATAAAGACAGAAGATCAAGTAGATCGTCCCGTCATATGCCAAAGGAATTACAAAACCACCTGCAGACAACACCAGCCCAAACCCCCCAAAAGAAGGACCCAGACCAGCACCACCCACAGACGGGGTTATATGGCACTGACTTCTATGGCACGCTGTTGAGTTCTCAAGGAGCGGACGCATGAACCGGCTGGACACTCTTTCGGAGTGCTTCACCGGCGCGTTCCGGTTTATACCGGACTCACGCTACCACTTTCCCGGCCGAGGCCGGTGAGGTGATTTCGACATTTCCCGGAACCGGTTACCCGGCCCGCCGTGTCGATCGCACCTTACGGAGCTTCGAGAGAGCCTGTCAAATCCCGCCGCTAGCTGGATTTGGCGCCGCTCTCGCCGTGTCCGAGAACCTACCAGATGGGCTTTCGCGCCGGTCCTGCGACCTGCGTTGAGCCATTTCCGGATCTGTCCTCGGAGCGAGTTCCCGTGTCGGTTCTCTCCGGCTTGCACCGGTGAACCGCCACCTACGGGACCTGAAGAACCGTACCTCATCCCCTTTTCG contains the following coding sequences:
- a CDS encoding amidohydrolase — its product is MSDLMDAAGPPGEFLVRGAYVLTMAGLPDPGVRDRTPGVRLDGVVADGAVHVHDGAIVSVGPFAELAAGLPGVPVHGDGTGIVLPGLVSTHTHLSEALATGMGSELSLFEWGAEIVGPLGTVLTREDAAEGTALRAVEMLLSGVTTVNDMFCHANIGSRASLGVVDGMVRAGMRGVVSYGAEDAMAPGIEDPARAIEIIEDVVAEQRALAAAVDDAPLLGFRYGIGTLLGQSDPLLERGVALCREHGWAVHTHLAEVREEVTMARLRWGHRTVEHARRLGYLERPLIAGHCVWLTEADVALLAAHGVAVAHNPVANMILGSGVCPVPRLRSAGIAVGIGTDGAASNDSQDMLQAVKAAALLQKVHHQDALVIDALDVLAMATIDGARALGLDQLVGSLAPGKRADLVLLQDTVDVAMLHDPIGQVVYGASPRSVRDVWVDGRQVVVGHSCVTVDERAQIARCRPLAARLAAAAGLVEAGHAAASPAVATLAGAGR
- a CDS encoding CTP synthase, which gives rise to MASSTTSPSAAATPVSATARVALVGDRSADIAAHGRVPAILRQLRDRDGLVLDAYWVPTPDAAQPGMLDGFDAVWLLPGSPYVEQAGAVEAARHARTGRVPFLGTCGGFQHAVVEYARNVCGLTDAGHAEVEPEAADHVVVPLECSLKGHEAAVRIERGSLAEWVFGVERTVERYHCSYGVSAGHLDRLRAAGLRFSGVDEAGGARVLELADHPFFLATLFQPELASDRPRVHPVIRAFATAAISQAARRRTAKHAALSDLVA